The proteins below come from a single Lonchura striata isolate bLonStr1 chromosome 10, bLonStr1.mat, whole genome shotgun sequence genomic window:
- the TMEM207 gene encoding transmembrane protein 207, with product MFLTLMVRRRGALCLTSWITAGTGVLCLTFFQSADSGSDCELGERCVGQSDENFSSWYVWFLVLFLLAVLLSCGACCCLQCWLRRRSCLPQRTVAVFALSSSDAFCATEAPPCPFSGSLSPCTTAEVSSSPAPRFSLGGTELPPSYEDVMKESKL from the exons ATGTTTCTCACACTAATGGTGCGGAGACGTGGAGCTTTGTGTTTAACTTCATGGATCACAGCAGGAACTGGAGTTCTGTGCTTAACCTTCTTCCAG TCAGCAGACTCTGGGTCCGACTGTGAGCTTGGCGAGAG GTGCGTTGGACAGAGCGATGAAAACTTTAGTAGCTGGTATGTGTG GTTCCTGGTGCTGTTTCTCCTGGCCGTGCTCCTGTCCTGCGGggcctgctgctgcctgcagtgctggCTGAGGCGGCGGAGCTGCCTGCCCCAACGCACCGTGGCTGTCTTTGCCCTCAGCAGCTCAGACGCCTTCTGTG CTACTGAAGCACCTCCGTGCCCATTCTCCGGATCCCTGAGCCCCTGCACGACTGCAGAGGTTTCCTCTTCTCCTGCCCCACGTTTCAGCCTTGGGGGAACTGAGTTGCCTCCATCTTACGAGGATGTCATGAAGGAAAGCAAGCTCTAG